The following coding sequences lie in one Lysobacter capsici genomic window:
- a CDS encoding hybrid sensor histidine kinase/response regulator: protein MLRSLLCACLGLCAAFAAGAAVPEAPRARIIGVADGLPSSKVNGMAFDHAGYLWLATTDGLARYDGIGMKVWRHTPGDPSSLPGNDLTLVTVDDRDRIWVSAEGRGLSMMDARRAGFVHYRRAEQPQIGSDDTFAVASRNGEVWFGTYGGGLHRLDRDGRIRRYMPKDGDPHSLPSPTVLSLSFDDHGDLWIGTFKGLARWTGNDFERIAVPGPDPTPWVMSVTPVGDQLWVGAKTGLYRRERDGRWTDPDYSVMFGNLNAVLTLAPDRDGNFWLGTQRSIWRAAPGTVPLPVALGPSRPARPVQQIVGQDDGSFWFPLAGVGVGYLRSDWRRIAQYSRERGTLSSELYTAVTPSSRGGFWLIGARGEIERLGLDGVVEPVTDGPHDAMGKGGIPNAAVEDRKGRLWIATSRNNLVRIDPSGIWRDWTVDTPEPVLGGEPDRMVIAPDGTLWISYLTEGLQQRDTDSGQVLASILVGTRQGIGSGDLDSMAFAPDGALWIASGQGLLRRDAARNVMRPVPGLPADRVFGFVFESASSLWLQRLNGLEHYTLDARGRWHLESRAGVEDGIPAVEGTGLFRDRGGKIWLPTSRGLFRWDPLRRQLRRFGVQDGMSSQEFLRRASVLTGDGVLAASLSDGSVVLIDTALPDPPPRQPRLQWHQLDVRRHGRWVPLPLQNPARASGSERASRYESMPSLAPDDREMRVQMRLLSFDDPQGNRYYTRLDGYDNDWVSVGETGERVFAGLPSGNYLLHARAVDANGNLAEERTLEFNVRPPWWRTPPALAALIGLIALAVWSGAAAWRRRLKRRLSWQRAEHEREVAKQASLAKTRFLATLGHEVRTPMTGVLGMSELLLDTQLDERQRGYTQSIRRAGEHLLRLVNDALDLARIESGKLELADEAFDLRALVDQAAELMRPLAQQRGLGFEVKVAASAPQGLRGDPSRVCQILMNLLGNAIKFTEVGRVGLVVEALSPQGVRFEVADTGPGLNEEQKARLFRRFEQAEGARTAARYGGSGLGLAICQELAAAMEGQIAVYSEPGQGARFVFDLPLAEVEPPRVVGNSTPEPSLRGLQVGPLALLLVEDDPTVAEVIAGLLRVQGHRVTHVANGLAALAEVATANFDLALLDLDLPGINGLDLARQFRAQGFAQPLIAVTARADADAEPQASAAGFDRFLRKPVTGAMLADALRAVLQPTTAPKADE from the coding sequence ATGCTGCGATCGTTGTTATGCGCCTGCCTGGGCCTGTGCGCCGCCTTCGCGGCCGGCGCCGCCGTGCCCGAGGCGCCGCGCGCGCGCATCATCGGCGTCGCCGACGGGCTGCCGTCGAGCAAGGTCAACGGCATGGCCTTCGACCACGCCGGCTATCTGTGGCTGGCCACGACCGACGGCCTGGCGCGCTACGACGGCATCGGCATGAAGGTGTGGCGGCACACGCCGGGCGATCCGAGTTCGCTGCCCGGCAACGACCTGACCCTGGTCACGGTCGACGATCGCGACCGCATCTGGGTTTCGGCCGAGGGCCGCGGCCTGAGCATGATGGACGCGCGCCGCGCCGGCTTCGTGCATTACCGCCGCGCCGAGCAGCCGCAGATCGGCAGCGACGACACCTTCGCCGTCGCCAGCCGCAACGGCGAGGTCTGGTTCGGCACCTACGGCGGCGGCCTGCACCGGCTCGACCGCGACGGCCGCATCCGCCGCTACATGCCCAAGGACGGCGATCCGCACAGCCTGCCGTCGCCGACGGTGCTGTCGCTGAGCTTCGACGACCACGGCGATCTGTGGATCGGCACCTTCAAGGGCCTGGCGCGCTGGACCGGCAACGATTTCGAACGCATCGCCGTGCCCGGCCCGGACCCGACCCCGTGGGTGATGTCGGTCACGCCGGTCGGCGATCAGCTGTGGGTCGGCGCCAAGACCGGCCTGTACCGGCGCGAGCGCGACGGCCGCTGGACCGATCCGGACTACTCGGTGATGTTCGGCAATCTCAATGCGGTGCTGACCCTGGCGCCGGACCGCGACGGCAATTTCTGGCTCGGCACCCAGCGCAGCATCTGGCGCGCGGCGCCGGGCACGGTGCCGCTGCCGGTCGCGCTGGGGCCGTCGCGCCCGGCGCGTCCGGTGCAGCAGATCGTCGGCCAGGACGACGGTTCGTTCTGGTTCCCGCTGGCCGGCGTCGGCGTGGGTTATCTGCGTTCGGACTGGCGCCGCATCGCCCAGTACTCGCGCGAGCGCGGCACCTTGTCGAGCGAGTTGTACACCGCGGTGACGCCGTCCTCGCGCGGCGGTTTCTGGCTGATCGGCGCGCGCGGCGAGATCGAGCGGCTCGGCCTGGACGGCGTGGTCGAGCCGGTCACCGACGGCCCGCACGATGCGATGGGCAAGGGCGGCATTCCCAATGCCGCGGTCGAGGACCGCAAGGGCCGGCTGTGGATCGCGACCAGCCGCAACAACCTGGTGCGGATCGACCCGTCGGGGATCTGGCGCGACTGGACCGTCGACACGCCCGAACCGGTCCTCGGCGGCGAACCCGACCGGATGGTGATCGCGCCCGACGGCACGTTGTGGATTTCCTATCTCACCGAAGGCCTGCAACAGCGCGATACCGACAGCGGTCAGGTGCTGGCCTCGATCCTGGTCGGCACCCGCCAGGGCATCGGCAGCGGCGATCTGGATTCGATGGCGTTCGCGCCCGACGGCGCGTTGTGGATCGCCTCCGGCCAGGGCCTGCTGCGCCGCGACGCGGCCCGCAACGTCATGCGGCCGGTGCCCGGGCTGCCGGCCGACCGGGTGTTCGGTTTCGTGTTCGAAAGCGCATCGAGCCTGTGGCTGCAGCGCTTGAACGGGCTGGAGCATTACACCCTCGACGCTCGCGGCCGCTGGCATCTGGAATCGCGCGCCGGCGTCGAGGACGGCATTCCCGCGGTCGAAGGCACCGGCCTGTTCCGCGATCGCGGCGGCAAGATCTGGTTGCCGACCTCGCGCGGCCTGTTCCGCTGGGACCCGCTGCGCCGGCAGCTGCGCCGCTTCGGCGTGCAGGACGGCATGAGCAGCCAGGAATTCCTGCGCCGCGCCTCGGTGTTGACCGGCGACGGCGTGCTGGCCGCGTCGCTGTCGGACGGCAGCGTGGTGTTGATCGACACCGCCTTGCCCGATCCGCCGCCGCGCCAGCCGCGCCTGCAATGGCATCAGCTCGACGTGCGCCGGCATGGGCGCTGGGTGCCGCTGCCGTTGCAGAACCCGGCGCGCGCGTCGGGGTCCGAGCGCGCCTCGCGCTACGAATCGATGCCGTCGCTGGCGCCGGACGATCGCGAGATGCGCGTGCAGATGCGCCTGCTGTCGTTCGACGATCCGCAGGGCAATCGCTATTACACGCGCCTGGACGGTTACGACAACGACTGGGTCTCGGTCGGCGAAACCGGCGAGCGCGTGTTCGCCGGCCTGCCGTCGGGCAATTACCTGCTGCATGCGCGCGCGGTCGACGCCAACGGCAACCTCGCCGAAGAACGCACGCTGGAATTCAACGTGCGTCCGCCGTGGTGGCGCACGCCGCCGGCGTTGGCGGCGTTGATCGGATTGATCGCGCTGGCGGTGTGGTCGGGCGCGGCGGCGTGGCGTCGCCGGCTCAAGCGGCGGCTGTCATGGCAGCGCGCCGAACACGAACGCGAGGTGGCCAAGCAGGCGTCGCTGGCGAAGACGCGGTTCCTGGCCACCTTGGGGCATGAGGTGCGCACGCCTATGACGGGTGTGTTGGGGATGAGTGAGTTGTTGCTCGACACGCAGTTGGATGAGCGGCAACGGGGCTATACGCAATCTATTAGACGCGCTGGCGAACACCTCTTGCGGTTGGTCAACGACGCGCTCGATCTGGCGCGGATCGAGTCAGGCAAGCTGGAGCTCGCCGACGAGGCCTTCGATCTGCGCGCGCTGGTCGATCAGGCCGCCGAGTTGATGCGGCCGCTGGCGCAGCAGCGCGGCTTGGGCTTCGAGGTGAAGGTCGCGGCGAGCGCGCCGCAGGGCCTGCGTGGCGATCCGAGCCGGGTCTGCCAGATCCTGATGAACCTGCTCGGCAACGCGATCAAGTTCACCGAAGTGGGGCGGGTCGGGCTGGTGGTCGAAGCGTTGTCGCCGCAGGGCGTGCGTTTCGAAGTCGCCGACACCGGGCCGGGTTTGAACGAAGAACAAAAGGCGCGGCTGTTCCGCCGGTTCGAGCAGGCCGAAGGCGCGCGCACCGCGGCGCGTTACGGCGGCAGCGGGTTGGGGTTGGCGATCTGCCAGGAACTGGCCGCGGCGATGGAAGGGCAGATCGCGGTGTACAGCGAGCCGGGGCAGGGGGCGCGGTTCGTGTTTGATTTGCCTTTGGCTGAGGTGGAGCCGCCGCGGGTGGTCGGGAATTCAACGCCGGAGCCTTCTTTGCGTGGCTTGCAGGTGGGGCCGTTGGCTTTGCTTTTGGTCGAAGACGATCCGACCGTGGCCGAGGTGATCGCCGGCCTGCTGCGCGTGCAGGGCCATCGCGTCACTCATGTCGCCAACGGTCTGGCGGCGCTGGCCGAAGTGGCGACGGCGAACTTCGACCTGGCCTTGCTCGATCTGGACCTGCCCGGCATCAACGGCCTGGACCTTGCGCGCCAGTTCCGCGCGCAAGGTTTCGCCCAGCCGCTGATCGCGGTGACCGCGCGCGCCGACGCCGATGCCGAACCGCAGGCCAGCGCGGCCGGATTCGATCGTTTCCTGCGCAAACCGGTGACCGGCGCGATGCTGGCCGATGCCTTGCGCGCGGTGTTGCAGCCGACAACGGCGCCGAAGGCTGACGAGTAG
- a CDS encoding hybrid sensor histidine kinase/response regulator produces the protein MLGRSLCLLLLLLFGAQFAMQAQARLPETPRFRRFGQEQGLPKSVLAMELDHQGYLWIATEDGLARYDGVAFSTWRHTIGLSGSLPDNMLEDLYIDASDRIWVASRDGLAWLGSDRKEFVRVAFRGADASCSDDVSYLTGTPDGAIWTATYAGHMCRIAPDGRSVQRFVPGVGAGARLPHGPITALLADSRGRLLVGTLHGLVRFENGRFAPIGRDETAGVRIGELSQDVDGAVWVGSQRGLFRLGADDRMTPAPWQLGEEAANAIVIGDLTGGRWIGTTAGLYRVDADNNVRLLQDDAGDGLWDRRSGLMQMLRDDEGGIWFVTYSQGLVYLPPDWNRFASITSVGSSQIDRLDARDIAPDGDGGFWLLTATDLYRLRRGSGELEAVADSRSLGLKWMHTLFLRPDGTLWIGHSTGLSLFDPATGQARAWPFAASSGTTKPTTASQDLGATVWFLHELPDGGLWLWFSDGTVHRYRADGAALPAGEAERVLASSGFLTGPGTFVQGPDGQPWFAGTTGLKRWDGQRFLAVAGGDIDDIQVMSFAGPQRLWLARRGALEAYSWRDGRLRPELRIDNNAGYPDTNVSGLLVSRNGTVWATTARGLLMMSPDAKRLRLFGLGDGIPNVELTRTSPHRGADGVAAALSLDGLVLFDLDTPFPSARPPRVTLESLSARREEDEWSLPVDRGSVQLESDDRDLRIVARLMSFLDPRSHVYRFKLEGYDPDWIEQRANGERVFSRLEPGEYRLLVKAAGADGIWSEPVGFSLHVKPPWWRATWAQIVFALIALALLAIGAIAYRRRLGRRSDWQLAVHKREVAEQASEAKTRFLATLGHEVRTPMTGVLGMSELLLDTPLDEKQRGYTESIRRAGEHLLRLVNDALDLARIESGKLQLEDRAFDLRAMVEEATELMKPLARQRGLAFRIDIADSAPQGLRGDPSRVRQILMNLLGNAIKFTEQGTVSLRVEALTPQGVRFEVADTGPGLNEEQKARLFRRFEQAEGARTAARYGGSGLGLAICQELAAAMDGHVAVVSEAGQGARFVLDLPLLEVRVPAAVVGSTPEPSLRGFQVGALALLLVEDDATVAEVIGGLLRAQGHRVSHVPNGLAALAEVATARFDLALLDLDLPGINGLDLARQFRAQGFAQPLIAVTARADAEAEPQAQAAGFDVFLRKPVTGAMLAEALATCLRARTAME, from the coding sequence GTGTTGGGACGTAGTCTGTGTCTGCTCCTGCTGTTGTTGTTCGGCGCTCAGTTCGCCATGCAGGCGCAGGCTCGCCTTCCGGAAACCCCGCGCTTCCGCCGCTTCGGCCAGGAGCAGGGGCTGCCCAAGTCGGTGCTGGCGATGGAGCTCGACCATCAGGGCTATCTGTGGATCGCCACCGAGGACGGCCTGGCGCGCTACGACGGCGTCGCCTTCAGCACCTGGCGCCACACCATCGGCCTGTCCGGCTCGTTGCCGGACAACATGCTCGAAGACCTCTACATCGACGCGAGCGACCGCATCTGGGTCGCCAGCCGCGACGGCCTGGCCTGGCTCGGCAGCGATCGCAAGGAATTCGTCCGCGTCGCGTTCCGCGGCGCCGACGCTTCGTGCAGCGACGATGTGTCGTACCTGACCGGCACCCCCGACGGCGCGATCTGGACCGCGACCTACGCCGGCCACATGTGCCGCATCGCCCCCGACGGTCGCAGCGTGCAGCGCTTCGTGCCCGGCGTCGGCGCCGGCGCGCGCCTGCCGCACGGGCCGATCACCGCCTTGCTCGCCGATTCGCGCGGCCGTCTGCTGGTCGGCACCTTGCACGGGCTGGTGCGGTTCGAAAACGGGCGCTTCGCTCCGATCGGCCGCGACGAAACCGCCGGCGTGCGCATCGGCGAGTTGTCACAGGACGTCGACGGCGCGGTCTGGGTCGGCAGCCAGCGCGGCCTGTTCCGGCTCGGCGCCGACGACCGCATGACCCCGGCGCCGTGGCAGCTGGGCGAGGAAGCGGCCAACGCGATCGTGATCGGCGACCTCACCGGCGGCCGCTGGATCGGCACCACCGCCGGGCTGTACCGGGTCGACGCCGACAACAACGTGCGGCTGTTGCAGGACGATGCCGGCGACGGGCTGTGGGACCGCCGCAGCGGCCTGATGCAGATGCTGCGCGACGACGAAGGCGGGATCTGGTTCGTCACCTATTCGCAAGGGCTGGTGTACCTGCCGCCGGACTGGAACCGCTTCGCCTCGATCACCTCGGTCGGCAGCAGCCAGATCGACCGGCTCGATGCGCGCGACATCGCGCCCGACGGCGACGGCGGCTTCTGGCTGTTGACCGCGACCGACCTGTACCGGCTGCGCCGCGGCAGCGGCGAACTCGAAGCCGTCGCCGACAGCCGCAGCCTCGGGCTGAAGTGGATGCACACGCTGTTCCTGCGTCCCGACGGCACGTTGTGGATCGGTCACTCCACCGGGTTGAGTCTGTTCGACCCGGCCACCGGCCAGGCACGCGCATGGCCGTTCGCCGCTTCGTCGGGCACGACGAAGCCGACGACCGCCTCGCAGGATCTCGGCGCGACCGTGTGGTTCCTGCACGAATTGCCCGACGGCGGCCTGTGGCTGTGGTTCTCCGACGGCACCGTGCATCGCTACCGCGCCGACGGCGCCGCCTTGCCGGCGGGCGAGGCCGAGCGCGTGCTCGCGAGCAGCGGTTTCCTGACCGGCCCGGGCACCTTCGTGCAAGGCCCCGACGGCCAGCCCTGGTTCGCCGGCACCACCGGCCTCAAGCGCTGGGACGGCCAGCGTTTCCTCGCCGTCGCCGGCGGCGACATCGACGACATCCAGGTGATGAGCTTCGCCGGCCCGCAGCGCCTGTGGCTGGCGCGCCGCGGCGCGCTGGAGGCCTACAGCTGGCGCGACGGCCGCCTGCGGCCGGAACTGCGCATCGACAACAACGCCGGTTATCCCGACACCAACGTCTCGGGCCTGTTGGTCAGCCGCAACGGCACGGTCTGGGCGACCACCGCGCGCGGCCTGCTGATGATGTCGCCCGACGCCAAGCGGCTGCGCCTGTTCGGCCTGGGCGACGGCATTCCCAATGTCGAACTGACCCGCACCTCGCCGCATCGCGGCGCCGACGGCGTGGCCGCGGCGCTGTCGCTGGACGGGCTGGTGCTGTTCGACCTGGACACGCCGTTCCCGAGCGCGCGGCCGCCGCGCGTGACCCTGGAAAGCCTCAGCGCGCGGCGCGAGGAAGACGAATGGTCGTTGCCGGTCGATCGCGGCAGCGTGCAGCTGGAATCCGACGATCGCGATCTGCGCATCGTCGCGCGGCTGATGTCGTTCCTCGACCCGCGTTCGCACGTGTACCGCTTCAAGCTGGAAGGCTACGACCCGGACTGGATCGAACAGCGCGCCAACGGCGAGCGGGTGTTCTCGCGCCTGGAACCGGGCGAATACCGGTTGCTGGTCAAGGCCGCGGGCGCCGACGGCATCTGGTCCGAACCGGTCGGATTTTCGCTGCACGTCAAACCGCCGTGGTGGCGCGCGACCTGGGCGCAGATCGTGTTCGCGTTGATCGCACTGGCGTTGCTGGCGATCGGCGCGATCGCCTATCGCCGCCGCCTGGGCCGGCGCAGCGACTGGCAACTGGCCGTGCACAAGCGCGAAGTCGCCGAGCAGGCGTCCGAGGCGAAGACCCGCTTCCTGGCCACGCTGGGGCATGAAGTGCGCACGCCGATGACGGGCGTGCTGGGGATGAGCGAGTTGCTGCTCGATACGCCGCTGGATGAAAAGCAGCGGGGGTATACGGAATCCATAAGACGCGCTGGCGAACACCTGTTGCGGTTGGTCAACGACGCGCTGGACCTGGCCCGGATCGAATCGGGCAAGCTGCAACTCGAAGACCGCGCGTTCGACCTGCGCGCGATGGTCGAGGAAGCCACCGAACTGATGAAGCCGCTGGCGCGCCAGCGCGGGCTGGCGTTCCGCATCGACATCGCCGACAGCGCACCGCAGGGCTTGCGCGGCGATCCGAGCCGGGTCCGCCAGATATTGATGAACCTGCTCGGCAACGCGATCAAATTCACCGAGCAAGGCACGGTCAGCCTGCGGGTCGAGGCGTTGACGCCGCAGGGCGTGCGCTTCGAAGTCGCCGACACCGGACCGGGCTTGAACGAAGAACAAAAAGCGCGGCTGTTCCGCCGTTTCGAGCAGGCCGAAGGCGCGCGCACCGCGGCGCGTTACGGCGGCAGCGGGCTTGGCTTGGCGATCTGCCAGGAACTGGCCGCGGCGATGGACGGGCATGTCGCGGTGGTCAGTGAGGCGGGGCAGGGCGCGCGGTTCGTGCTGGATTTGCCGTTGCTTGAGGTGAGGGTGCCGGCGGCGGTCGTGGGGTCAACGCCGGAGCCTTCCTTGCGTGGCTTCCAGGTCGGTGCGCTGGCTTTGCTTTTGGTCGAGGACGACGCCACCGTCGCCGAAGTCATCGGCGGCCTGCTGCGCGCGCAGGGGCATCGGGTCAGTCACGTGCCCAACGGCCTGGCCGCGCTGGCCGAGGTCGCGACCGCGCGGTTCGATCTGGCCCTGCTCGATCTGGACCTGCCCGGCATCAACGGCCTGGACCTGGCCCGCCAGTTCCGCGCCCAGGGATTCGCCCAGCCGCTGATCGCGGTGACCGCGCGCGCCGACGCCGAGGCCGAACCGCAGGCGCAAGCGGCCGGCTTCGATGTATTCCTGCGCAAGCCGGTGACCGGTGCCATGCTGGCCGAGGCGCTCGCCACCTGCCTGCGCGCGCGGACGGCGATGGAATGA